atggGCTGAGaatgtttaattttcaatataattCAACAAGATACTCAACAagtagaattttataaatatatcccCTAACCATGTAAAACCATTTTTATCACAAATACTACCAAAAATCCTCtaaaaacaaactacaaacatgtttctaaagAAATTTTTAGTAATAACTACAAAAGCAATAAATACCAagttattttgataaaaaaaaaaaaacaaaagggccTTGTAATGTAAATCTGAACACTGCAAAGTTAATTTTGAGGATGCAGCTTCACATTTAATACGAGGTACTAAATACTTTCAAAAGTAACAAacttatttatacaatttaaagTCTTGAGCTagtcccagaaagaaaaaaattaagctgaAGATAAAGAGTACATATGTAGAAATAATAGTATAAAATGAATTACATATAAAAGATGTACGACTGTTCAAATATGTAAGGCTTAATATGAATTTTTGGACTGAGTGTCATACACTTTTTTGAGAAGTTTCAAATGTCATAATTTCTAACTATTTTGATCTTTCTGAAGTGAGTATGGTACAGAATTTAAATCTCTCTAGGTTATTCTACTGAATAAAAGCAAAACTTCTGAGCTCGGGTAGGGCTTAACTTTACCTTTTATATACAGGAGCCATTCTCAACAGTGCTACAGGAATCACCAGAGCCACACCtagttgtggtgctcaggggccatgtggtgctggcTTAAGAGTCAGGGCTTTGCCTAGGCTAGGCATGTACTTTACTATTTGACCCAGCTCTCCAACCCTAGAttgtatttcatttattattttggttttggggccacacctggtgatgctcaagatcactcttagtgggattcagtgggccatatggggtgcttgggatAAACCCaatcagccatatgtaaggcaagcacccttcctactATACTGTCCCTTCTCAGATTGTGTCTTTTGGATGCTCAATCtctatataaaaattcttttggAAATTTTAGAACTTCAGAATATGACGTAATGCTGGTCAAAATTTGCTCAAGTTTAAGCACAAGACACAAAAATGTCAAAAGTTTGAATCGATCCTAGCAATAATACAATCATAATTACTTTTTATAGAAAGTAAAgtgctttaaagtaaaaaatgtttgcaaaaagtattaaaatgacTAATACTTAACATCCACAAATTCAGGATTCAAGATTGATTTTACTGGTTTCCTTTGAAAAATGCCCTCTGTCACAATGTAAACAAAAAATGGTCCATAAAATGGTGACATTTAAACATCTCGTAGTTTGTGTTGCGGGCCCTTCAGACTACATATTTATTAATCCAAAGCTAAAGACGTAATTATTTCTTGCACATGCCCAAAGTAACTAATATCAACCACATTTCCTGTAAGCcttgaagaatttttatttaacataatgagAAGTTTAATAACTTATATTAAAGACTATGTAATGCTCTGCTTTTGTTGTTTACCAACTGTTTTTGTGACGGTAACTCCGAGATCTGTAATGTGATCGAAAATGCGAGTGTTTTGCTGTTTGTGCTTTAGTTTCAGAATTGGTATACCCTTTGGGAGATTTACATGGGGATCTTGCTATGGAGTCAGAATGTCTTCCATGGGATCTTGATTTTGTTCCTGAGCTAGTCTGCTTTTGAGGTGAACTTGACTGTGATTTTCCTATTGACTTGGACCTTTTTTGTAAGGACTTGGACCTTGACCGTCCTCTAGAACCAGAATTTCTTCTTGGAGTTCTTGACTGCCTTGCTGAGGTAGACCGCCTTGGGAGCGATTTGGAGCGAGACTTAGACTGGCTGTAAGAAAATCTTCTGTGCCGAGACCTGCAAACATCCATAATGTTAGAGTGCATATTCACACTTGACAGTGAGAAGGCTAGGAAACATCACTCTCAGAAATGCATCTCACAtataacattatttatatttctatcatACATGCTGAAACAATCCTAGCTTTATTATCATGCATTTGATTAAATTAACAAGTTTGTAATGTTTGTTATTAgaaatatatacatgtgtatatatatgcttttgagagatgctcagggcttattgtgCAGAggtcactcactcctggtggtgttctatatgggatgccagggactgaacctggattggctgcatacaaggcaagcaccttatctactatACTACCATTCCAGCCCTTGGCCAAAATGTTTTTACTTGCTAAATAAATTAGATGATATGGG
The Suncus etruscus isolate mSunEtr1 chromosome 4, mSunEtr1.pri.cur, whole genome shotgun sequence genome window above contains:
- the SRSF12 gene encoding serine/arginine-rich splicing factor 12 isoform X2 encodes the protein MKSKERHPCSPSDHRRSRSPSQRRTRSRSSSWGRNRRRSDSLKESRHRRFSYSQSKSRSKSLPRRSTSARQSRTPRRNSGSRGRSRSKSLQKRSKSIGKSQSSSPQKQTSSGTKSRSHGRHSDSIARSPCKSPKGYTNSETKAQTAKHSHFRSHYRSRSYRHKNSW